The Niastella koreensis GR20-10 genome includes a window with the following:
- a CDS encoding metallophosphoesterase has product MLTKVNIPMLVPGLDADGRYYHLRLQEQLRNERSVYDAPKQIFVLSDIEGNFKSLFLLLRNYKIIDKYLKWSFKDNHLVILGDCFDRGEEVMECLWLIYSLEERAQRDGGHVHFILGNHEIMNMNGDWRYIHPKYAITPSGSRHPATALYDGNSELWRWLRTKNIIEQIGDILFVHGGISEALLKLNLSVTEINELARPYYTRANELFTDPALHAILNSDESPFWYRGYYRAAVSEGQVDTILKKFDAKMIITGHTIVDKVTSFFNGKIINVDTNHAAGVSEALFIKGNNFYRVDKDGKRERLK; this is encoded by the coding sequence ATGCTTACAAAAGTTAATATACCTATGCTTGTTCCGGGTCTGGATGCAGATGGCAGGTATTACCACCTGCGGTTACAGGAACAATTGCGTAATGAAAGAAGCGTATATGATGCGCCTAAACAAATTTTTGTTTTGTCTGATATTGAAGGGAATTTCAAATCGCTGTTCCTGCTGTTGAGAAATTATAAAATAATAGATAAATACCTGAAATGGTCGTTTAAAGATAATCATTTGGTTATACTGGGAGACTGCTTTGACCGTGGTGAAGAAGTGATGGAGTGCCTCTGGCTGATCTATTCTTTGGAAGAAAGGGCCCAAAGGGATGGCGGGCATGTGCATTTTATTCTTGGCAATCATGAGATCATGAATATGAATGGCGATTGGCGTTATATACATCCCAAATATGCAATAACGCCATCAGGTTCCCGGCACCCGGCAACAGCATTGTATGATGGCAATAGTGAATTGTGGCGATGGTTACGTACTAAAAATATAATTGAACAAATAGGGGATATCCTGTTTGTTCATGGAGGGATATCAGAAGCGTTGTTGAAATTGAATTTGTCAGTTACGGAGATCAATGAGCTGGCCCGGCCATATTATACCAGGGCTAATGAGCTGTTTACTGATCCTGCCTTACATGCTATTTTAAACAGTGATGAGTCTCCCTTTTGGTACCGGGGTTATTACAGGGCGGCTGTTTCTGAAGGCCAGGTGGATACCATTCTGAAAAAGTTTGATGCAAAGATGATCATCACAGGTCATACAATAGTAGACAAGGTTACCTCATTTTTCAATGGGAAGATAATTAATGTAGATACTAATCATGCTGCAGGAGTTTCTGAAGCCCTTTTTATAAAAGGGAATAATTTTTATAGGGTTGATAAAGATGGAAAGCGCGAACGTTTAAAGTAG
- a CDS encoding HTH domain-containing protein, protein MQRDIIDRLSRLDHLIRIKGTGTPAQLAERLNLSERSIYDYISFMKGLGCPIKFDSYRESYFYEEDGFFVIAFFSKSKLKPLFENYSRGLND, encoded by the coding sequence ATGCAACGAGATATCATTGACCGGCTCTCGCGCCTGGACCACCTTATCCGTATAAAGGGTACAGGCACCCCAGCGCAACTGGCAGAGCGATTAAACCTATCTGAAAGAAGCATTTACGATTACATCAGCTTTATGAAGGGATTAGGCTGCCCGATAAAATTCGACAGCTATCGCGAAAGCTATTTTTATGAAGAAGATGGCTTCTTCGTGATTGCATTCTTTTCAAAAAGTAAGCTAAAACCTTTATTTGAGAATTACTCAAGGGGGCTGAATGACTGA
- a CDS encoding GntP family permease: protein MNLSLFLAEPAVILFTGIIIVAGGIIWLKLNPFLALLLGALVVAIMTPASAVVQYALSKGATQAAALQQANRSVGERVALEFGNTCSKIGIIIAMAAIIGKCLLESGAAERIVRSVLRLTGLQKAPVAFIISSFFVGVPVFFDAVILLMTPLAKTISLRLGKNYLLFILAIAGGAAMANSLVPPAPGPLFLATEMHIAMGTMMIAGIILGLFTITAGYYYAVWVNRKWPVELRDSLDAKLEDIRMVSLQETKQLPPLWLSVLPLLIPLVFICADTAIHSMHDVQPGKLAAVIKFMGDRNIALVIGALIALLILKVHKKQSTAGLSSLVQGAVISAGSLILIISAGGAFGGMLQQTGISERIALWTKDYQMTLIPMAFFITAIVRTAQGSATVALITASGILSGLTHNTSLPYHPLYLGLAIGCGSKLVPWMNDAGFWLICKMSNLTERETLRAFAPMLLVMGLTGLVIIMIAAKLLPLV, encoded by the coding sequence ATGAACCTATCCTTGTTCCTGGCAGAACCTGCCGTTATATTATTTACCGGTATCATCATTGTAGCCGGTGGTATTATCTGGTTAAAACTGAATCCCTTTCTGGCTCTTTTGCTGGGCGCACTGGTGGTGGCTATTATGACGCCGGCATCGGCAGTTGTACAATATGCGCTGAGCAAAGGCGCCACGCAGGCCGCCGCCCTTCAACAGGCAAACCGCTCAGTTGGTGAAAGAGTAGCGTTGGAATTTGGCAATACCTGTTCAAAAATAGGCATCATCATAGCGATGGCGGCCATTATAGGAAAATGCCTGCTCGAAAGCGGCGCCGCAGAACGGATTGTACGATCGGTATTACGCCTCACCGGTTTACAAAAAGCCCCCGTAGCATTTATCATAAGCAGTTTCTTTGTAGGAGTTCCTGTGTTCTTTGATGCGGTGATCTTACTCATGACACCCCTGGCAAAAACGATCAGCCTGCGACTGGGAAAAAACTACCTGCTGTTCATACTGGCCATTGCCGGCGGCGCAGCTATGGCCAATTCATTAGTGCCGCCAGCGCCAGGTCCCCTGTTCCTGGCCACTGAAATGCATATTGCCATGGGCACCATGATGATCGCCGGCATTATACTGGGCTTGTTCACCATTACAGCTGGTTATTATTATGCGGTGTGGGTAAACAGAAAATGGCCTGTTGAATTAAGGGATTCGCTCGATGCAAAACTGGAAGATATCAGGATGGTTTCGTTACAGGAAACCAAACAGCTTCCGCCGCTGTGGCTATCTGTTTTGCCGCTGTTGATCCCACTGGTATTTATTTGCGCCGATACAGCAATACATTCCATGCATGACGTACAACCGGGAAAGCTGGCAGCCGTAATAAAATTCATGGGCGACAGAAACATCGCGCTGGTTATCGGGGCACTTATTGCATTACTCATTCTTAAGGTTCACAAAAAGCAAAGCACAGCTGGTTTAAGTTCATTGGTGCAGGGAGCAGTCATAAGCGCCGGCAGCCTTATTCTAATCATTTCAGCAGGCGGCGCTTTTGGCGGCATGCTGCAACAAACAGGCATCAGTGAGCGCATTGCCCTGTGGACGAAAGATTACCAGATGACATTGATACCGATGGCGTTTTTTATCACGGCTATTGTACGTACTGCACAGGGATCGGCTACTGTAGCTTTGATCACCGCATCAGGTATTTTGTCGGGATTGACACATAATACCAGTTTACCCTATCATCCTTTGTATTTAGGCCTGGCCATCGGTTGCGGGTCGAAATTGGTACCGTGGATGAATGACGCCGGGTTCTGGCTCATTTGTAAAATGAGCAACCTTACCGAGAGAGAAACCTTACGTGCCTTTGCACCTATGTTGCTGGTGATGGGACTTACAGGACTTGTTATAATAATGATTGCGGCAAAACTGTTGCCGCTGGTATAG
- a CDS encoding enolase C-terminal domain-like protein: MNLRIKAPRIREMIVTPIAITDPPLLNAAGLHAPYALRTIVELITDDNISGVSEIPGNVSINESLELARHLIIGRSPVQLSSIGRELENYFGRETAAQRGDTPWDQRKLVHVFSAIEVACLDIIGKITGLPVVDLLGGKMRERVPFAAYLFYKYKGAGGEMGFNIDEQANQWSAARQVAALDPEGIVHQAKAMCAAFGFRSIKLKGGVFDPARETAAIFALRDAFGEYVPLRIDPNALWTVETSIHYGRKMEGIIEYLEDPTRGQKNMSIVRQALKTPLATNMCTTSFEDIPGSVAVGAEDIILSDHHFWGGLRASMELSKICTTFGRHLSMHSNSHLGISLAAMVHLGAALPYLPYDLDTHYPWQSDEVVSSGRFHFEDGAVTVPSAPGLGVELDKQALTRLHQQYLDCGLTKRDDETEMQKVVPGWKFESVRW; the protein is encoded by the coding sequence ATGAACCTAAGAATCAAAGCTCCCCGCATCCGGGAAATGATCGTAACACCAATAGCCATTACCGATCCGCCCCTGCTGAATGCAGCAGGTTTACATGCTCCTTATGCATTACGTACCATTGTTGAATTGATAACCGATGATAATATTTCGGGCGTTAGCGAAATTCCCGGCAATGTAAGCATCAACGAATCGCTTGAATTGGCGCGTCACCTCATCATTGGAAGATCGCCGGTACAATTAAGCAGTATAGGCCGCGAACTGGAAAATTATTTTGGCAGGGAAACAGCCGCACAACGGGGCGATACGCCCTGGGACCAGCGAAAACTGGTGCATGTTTTCAGCGCCATTGAAGTAGCCTGTCTGGATATCATTGGAAAAATTACCGGTTTGCCTGTAGTTGACCTGCTTGGCGGCAAAATGCGTGAACGCGTACCTTTTGCTGCTTATCTTTTTTACAAATACAAAGGCGCCGGCGGTGAAATGGGCTTTAACATCGATGAGCAGGCCAACCAATGGAGCGCCGCCCGCCAGGTTGCAGCGCTTGATCCCGAAGGCATAGTTCACCAGGCAAAAGCCATGTGCGCAGCATTTGGTTTCCGTTCTATAAAATTAAAAGGCGGGGTATTTGACCCGGCCCGGGAAACTGCAGCCATTTTTGCACTGCGGGATGCATTTGGCGAATATGTTCCGTTACGTATAGACCCCAATGCACTATGGACGGTTGAAACATCCATCCATTACGGCCGTAAAATGGAAGGCATTATCGAATACCTGGAAGATCCTACCCGCGGCCAGAAAAATATGTCGATTGTACGGCAGGCGCTTAAAACGCCATTGGCGACAAATATGTGCACCACATCCTTCGAGGATATACCGGGCAGTGTGGCTGTAGGCGCTGAAGATATTATTCTCAGCGATCACCATTTCTGGGGTGGCTTACGGGCCTCTATGGAATTATCAAAGATATGCACCACGTTCGGGCGGCATCTTTCCATGCATTCCAACAGCCACCTGGGCATATCACTGGCGGCGATGGTGCATCTGGGCGCAGCCCTGCCCTATTTGCCTTACGACCTCGATACGCATTATCCCTGGCAATCGGATGAAGTTGTCAGCAGCGGCCGCTTCCATTTTGAAGATGGCGCCGTTACTGTTCCTTCTGCCCCCGGCCTGGGCGTGGAACTCGACAAGCAGGCACTGACCAGGTTGCATCAGCAATACCTGGATTGCGGATTAACTAAACGCGATGATGAAACTGAAATGCAAAAGGTAGTGCCAGGCTGGAAGTTTGAATCAGTGCGTTGGTGA
- a CDS encoding MauE/DoxX family redox-associated membrane protein, with protein sequence MKKSNVAVGIICTLNITLLVYAATAKLLDYDNFQFGLTESPFIAPFANILAWAVPATEYLIVALLVIPATRSAGLYASFGLMSIFTIYIAAMLLSGSDIPCSCGGVLEEMSWSTHIIFNCFFIVNSAWGIYLQRKKRRTPAYLPALTKPLH encoded by the coding sequence ATGAAAAAAAGTAATGTGGCCGTGGGTATCATTTGCACATTGAACATTACCCTGTTAGTATACGCAGCTACTGCCAAATTGCTTGATTACGATAATTTCCAATTTGGACTTACTGAATCACCGTTTATTGCTCCGTTTGCCAATATACTGGCATGGGCTGTACCTGCCACTGAGTATCTCATTGTGGCGTTACTGGTTATACCTGCTACACGATCAGCTGGCCTGTATGCGTCCTTTGGATTAATGTCAATATTCACCATCTATATAGCGGCCATGCTGCTTTCCGGCAGCGACATACCCTGCTCCTGCGGGGGCGTGCTGGAAGAGATGTCATGGAGCACGCATATAATATTTAACTGCTTCTTTATTGTTAATTCAGCCTGGGGTATTTACCTGCAGCGAAAAAAGCGACGAACGCCTGCCTACTTACCTGCTTTAACCAAACCACTTCATTAA
- a CDS encoding 2-hydroxy-3-oxopropionate reductase, with amino-acid sequence MEKIGFIGLGIMGKPMALHLVNAGYPVCVLQKNKAAQELVAAGAVALTSGKAIAQTCDIIITMLPDSPEVLEIVTGQEGIIDGVRAGSLFIDMSTIAPSTAKEIHRLLQAKSVEALDAPVSGGQVGATSASLSIMVGGSAPAFDRALPLFKTMGKNIVHIGEAGAGQMTKACNQMIVGMTIQAVGEAFALAKKAGVDLDKMREVLLGGFAQSRILDLHGKRIIDANYTPGFKIKLHRKDMNIALQAGKEFSVPLYGTAQVSAQMDALIAQGKGEWDHSAIAWLIQQLSGIN; translated from the coding sequence ATGGAAAAGATAGGTTTCATTGGCTTAGGCATTATGGGAAAGCCTATGGCATTGCACTTGGTAAATGCAGGCTATCCTGTATGTGTATTGCAAAAAAATAAAGCCGCCCAGGAACTGGTAGCCGCAGGCGCCGTGGCGCTGACTAGTGGTAAAGCCATAGCGCAGACGTGTGATATCATTATCACCATGCTGCCCGATTCGCCCGAAGTGCTGGAAATTGTTACCGGTCAGGAAGGAATTATTGATGGGGTGCGTGCTGGTAGTTTATTTATCGATATGAGCACCATTGCGCCTTCAACCGCCAAAGAAATTCACCGGTTGTTACAGGCAAAAAGTGTGGAAGCGCTGGATGCGCCGGTTTCCGGGGGGCAGGTGGGCGCTACGTCTGCATCTTTATCAATAATGGTGGGCGGCAGTGCGCCGGCTTTTGACCGGGCGCTGCCCCTGTTCAAAACAATGGGAAAAAACATCGTGCATATCGGGGAAGCAGGGGCCGGACAAATGACAAAAGCCTGCAACCAGATGATTGTGGGGATGACGATACAGGCGGTAGGTGAAGCCTTTGCACTGGCAAAAAAAGCCGGGGTTGACCTGGATAAAATGCGGGAAGTACTGCTGGGCGGTTTTGCTCAAAGCCGCATCCTCGATCTGCATGGCAAAAGGATCATCGATGCCAATTATACACCAGGCTTTAAAATAAAACTGCACAGGAAAGACATGAATATCGCACTGCAGGCCGGTAAGGAATTTTCCGTTCCGCTATATGGTACGGCCCAGGTGAGTGCGCAAATGGATGCACTGATAGCCCAGGGCAAAGGAGAATGGGACCACAGCGCCATTGCCTGGCTGATACAACAATTGTCTGGAATAAATTAA
- a CDS encoding DUF4221 family protein, which translates to MRKTINIAVIILFVFAGSQACRERDATIDSTYVFIPPQYHSVQIASKPDTISIPLNDSTFNAIKSVNVFSQNGKEYLAFFDQRSGSLNIYTLRFPQPIKRIPVKEWLHHSLYKTTVYVKSFDSVFVFNQNKLYLLNSVGKIKKSVEFVEKPDNAFALFDNNNPPVFKGNHLFAGVRPYVKETSLDDLKKWKVLYAFDLHNKKASLHYHLPELYQKNIFGYSFLDYSYCYNNHGRFVFSFAADTCIYETNLADFHAAYFAKSQYQDAPITPVSKEELSTGEKQLENYITKDSYGPVYFDPYKNRYLRVVKSKISEAEYKAKKLDRTQRLLIFNENFKIIGESEIDKTIWLNTLFFTKEGGIYAQTKAGDEFALHFIRLAYSDDSSYSINQLAQNENIIK; encoded by the coding sequence ATGAGGAAAACAATAAATATTGCAGTTATTATTTTGTTTGTTTTTGCAGGCAGCCAGGCATGCCGGGAAAGGGATGCTACCATTGATAGTACCTACGTATTTATTCCACCGCAATACCATTCTGTGCAAATTGCCAGCAAACCAGATACGATTTCAATACCCTTGAATGATAGTACTTTTAATGCTATTAAGTCGGTAAATGTATTTTCACAAAACGGAAAGGAATACTTAGCTTTTTTTGATCAGCGTTCCGGGTCATTGAATATTTATACGCTTCGATTTCCGCAACCCATAAAAAGGATCCCGGTTAAAGAATGGCTGCATCATTCACTGTACAAAACAACGGTTTATGTTAAAAGCTTTGACAGTGTTTTTGTATTTAATCAAAATAAGCTGTACCTGCTGAATAGTGTGGGTAAGATCAAAAAATCAGTTGAGTTTGTTGAAAAGCCTGATAATGCCTTTGCTTTATTCGATAACAATAACCCGCCCGTTTTTAAAGGAAATCATTTATTTGCGGGAGTAAGGCCCTATGTTAAAGAAACCTCCCTGGATGATTTGAAAAAATGGAAGGTGTTATATGCCTTTGACCTGCATAACAAAAAGGCATCCCTGCATTATCACCTGCCGGAATTATACCAGAAAAATATTTTTGGATATAGTTTTTTAGATTACAGCTATTGCTATAATAACCATGGCCGTTTTGTTTTCAGCTTTGCGGCAGACACCTGCATTTATGAAACGAACCTGGCAGATTTTCACGCTGCTTATTTTGCCAAAAGCCAGTACCAGGATGCCCCCATTACCCCCGTTTCAAAAGAAGAACTCTCAACAGGTGAAAAACAACTAGAGAATTATATAACAAAGGATTCATATGGTCCTGTTTATTTTGACCCTTATAAAAATAGATACTTACGTGTAGTCAAAAGTAAAATAAGCGAGGCCGAGTATAAGGCCAAAAAACTGGATAGAACTCAACGGTTACTCATTTTTAATGAAAATTTTAAAATTATAGGTGAATCTGAAATAGATAAAACCATTTGGCTCAATACTTTATTTTTTACAAAGGAGGGTGGCATCTATGCCCAAACGAAAGCAGGAGATGAATTTGCCTTGCATTTTATCCGACTGGCATATAGTGATGACAGCTCCTATTCAATTAATCAATTGGCACAAAATGAGAACATCATCAAATAA
- a CDS encoding protein kinase/lanthionine synthetase C family protein yields MKVETIKTVSQSVTEETEVKGKAVKKAGKRIGYNYIIVKSLKESQKNDVVKCFYIKSLTNFGFCVIKEGTYGDTKDKHGRDIKDRLIWQQQLHAELQDKVRIPRLLGHFEENGNYYLVIESIKGKPFFKACREKNGELRDGLITGTRTGITFINYLIQIIDLLNTLHKHHVVHRDATSNNFIIMPNGKVAVIDMELSYSLLQQAPSPPFQLGTFGFMSPEQLRTETPTIKEDVFSAGALLLQVWTGISPTKLIDVSLEALVEKVHFFIPDKTIARIVVQCLHPDAPKRPGLSTIYNELVQYKGDLRQKQQRSITNPVVFTKDQINQTIQQAIETIGSPLLADPQKGWFAESNKTEPLNDKRKINKVWYTSFSKGATGVMYLLNRAKKTGFDTQASDLPVQKALDLINTKYIQRIDDASPSLHFGATGIAAVLANAINDGLIEAQTIYFEWINQLLDRDNQNAGFMNGIAGQGIAHLLCSDFLPAELIKERLDRYVAFLLKNQLNDGSWIYKEIEDKVKKRQGFATGASGIIYFLLEYALRYQNKEVQASAEAGLQWLMKRAVYRGNKIQWRSDKNKELMHWWSEGTSGIALAFIKAYSCSDNLTDKQRYKQFATGALLNHPKQVVDNNLSQLQGLSGLGEVYLEACRVFQEQEWNERAAWIAQVIMHLKKEHHEFGPYWMVQYEHQPTPDFMTGNSGVIHFLLRYCYPDKIGFPLLS; encoded by the coding sequence ATGAAAGTGGAGACTATTAAAACCGTTTCACAGAGTGTAACGGAAGAAACCGAAGTAAAAGGCAAAGCCGTCAAAAAAGCCGGAAAACGAATCGGCTACAATTATATTATCGTAAAAAGCCTCAAAGAAAGCCAAAAGAATGATGTTGTAAAATGTTTTTATATAAAAAGCCTTACCAATTTTGGCTTCTGTGTTATAAAGGAAGGAACTTACGGAGATACAAAAGACAAGCATGGCCGCGACATAAAAGACCGCCTGATCTGGCAACAACAGTTACATGCCGAATTGCAGGACAAGGTGCGTATACCCAGGCTGTTGGGACATTTTGAAGAAAACGGCAATTATTACCTTGTAATAGAAAGCATAAAAGGTAAGCCGTTTTTTAAAGCCTGCCGGGAAAAGAATGGAGAACTGCGTGACGGGTTAATAACAGGAACGCGTACCGGAATCACCTTTATAAATTACTTAATACAGATCATTGACCTGTTGAACACCCTGCATAAACATCATGTTGTGCATCGCGATGCTACTTCCAACAATTTTATCATTATGCCCAACGGGAAAGTGGCAGTGATAGATATGGAACTTAGCTATTCCCTGCTACAACAGGCGCCGTCGCCCCCATTTCAGCTGGGAACTTTTGGATTTATGTCGCCGGAACAACTAAGAACAGAAACGCCTACGATCAAAGAGGATGTATTTTCTGCCGGCGCTTTGTTATTGCAGGTTTGGACGGGCATTTCACCAACAAAGTTAATTGACGTTTCACTGGAAGCCCTGGTTGAAAAGGTGCATTTTTTTATTCCTGATAAAACAATCGCCCGTATTGTGGTGCAATGTTTGCACCCTGATGCCCCAAAGCGCCCTGGCTTATCAACGATTTATAATGAATTGGTACAATACAAAGGCGACTTGCGCCAAAAGCAGCAACGCTCAATAACAAATCCCGTAGTATTTACAAAAGATCAAATCAATCAAACGATACAACAGGCAATTGAAACCATTGGTTCTCCCCTGTTGGCAGATCCCCAAAAAGGTTGGTTTGCCGAAAGCAATAAAACTGAACCCCTTAATGATAAAAGGAAGATCAACAAGGTTTGGTATACCAGTTTCAGTAAAGGGGCAACGGGTGTAATGTACTTATTGAACAGGGCAAAGAAAACAGGGTTCGATACCCAAGCCTCAGACCTCCCTGTTCAAAAAGCATTAGACCTTATAAACACCAAATACATTCAGCGCATAGATGATGCATCCCCAAGTTTACATTTTGGTGCTACCGGCATTGCAGCCGTACTGGCAAATGCTATCAATGACGGCTTAATAGAAGCCCAAACAATTTATTTCGAATGGATCAATCAATTACTTGACCGGGATAACCAAAATGCCGGGTTTATGAATGGCATAGCCGGTCAGGGTATAGCCCATCTGCTATGCAGTGATTTTTTACCAGCTGAATTAATAAAAGAACGGTTAGACCGGTATGTGGCATTCCTGTTAAAAAATCAATTGAACGACGGGTCGTGGATCTATAAAGAAATAGAAGACAAAGTAAAAAAGCGACAGGGATTTGCTACCGGCGCATCGGGTATTATTTATTTTCTGCTGGAATACGCGCTGCGTTATCAGAACAAAGAGGTGCAGGCATCCGCAGAAGCAGGCCTGCAATGGCTAATGAAAAGAGCTGTTTACCGGGGCAATAAGATACAATGGCGCTCCGATAAAAATAAAGAACTAATGCACTGGTGGAGCGAAGGCACGTCGGGAATCGCCCTCGCTTTTATAAAAGCTTATTCGTGTTCGGATAACCTTACTGATAAGCAGCGTTATAAACAATTTGCCACCGGTGCATTATTAAACCACCCCAAACAGGTAGTGGACAACAATCTTAGTCAGCTGCAGGGATTGAGCGGATTGGGAGAAGTGTACCTGGAAGCTTGCCGGGTATTTCAGGAACAGGAATGGAATGAAAGAGCAGCCTGGATTGCCCAGGTGATCATGCATTTGAAGAAAGAACACCACGAATTTGGCCCTTACTGGATGGTGCAATACGAACATCAGCCCACACCAGATTTTATGACCGGCAACAGTGGCGTTATCCACTTTTTATTACGATATTGTTATCCGGATAAAATTGGATTTCCACTGCTGTCATAA